In Novosphingobium sp. PP1Y, the sequence AAGGCGATCACCTTGTAGGGCGTTGGGTCGTAGCCCAGGAAGCGCAGGCGATTGGTCCCGTCGCGGCTCGCCCGCAGGAGCTTGCCGAACCGCGAGGCGATGAGCCAGCGCAGGCCGAAGAAGGCCGCGGCGACGGTTGCGAGCGTGACGAAGTAGATGCCCGTCGCGGTTTCGGGAAGGTTGAGGTTGAAGCCCAGCAGCGTGCTGTAATTGGTGAGGCCGTTGAAGCCCCCTGTCATGTCCTGCTTGCTGATCAGGAGCGTGGCGAAGGCAAGGGCGAGGGCCTGCGTGATGAGGGCGAAATAGACGCCGCCGATCCTGCGGCGAAAGATCGCCCAGCCCACGAGACCCGCCAGCGCGGGGGCGACGACGAAGACCGCGATGACAGCGAACAGGGCGCTGCCGAACGGTGCCCACCACCAGGGCAGTTTCTCGATCCCGCTCCAGACCATGAAGTCGGGCACTTCGCCGCTGCCCAGTTCGACGAGCTTGAGGTGCATGGCGATGGCATAGCCGCCGATACCGAAGAACACCCCTTGGCCGAGGCTGAGGATACCGCCTTCGCCCCACAGCAGCACCAGTCCCATGGCCGTCAGGGACAAGGCGAGGAAACGCCCGAGCAGGTTGAGGTCGTAGCCGCTCAACACCCACGGGGCGGCCAGTGCGAGGAGAAAGGCCGCCAGTCCGGAGGCCAGTGGCAGGGAAAGTCTTGCGGGCATCGCCTCGCTCCTATTCTGCATCGAGTGCGCGGGACTTGACGGCAATCACGCCCTGCGGCCGGAACTGGAGGAAAAGGATGACGAAAAGCAGGGTAAGGACCTGCGCAAAGCTGACATCGACGAAAATCTG encodes:
- the urtC gene encoding urea ABC transporter permease subunit UrtC, which encodes MPARLSLPLASGLAAFLLALAAPWVLSGYDLNLLGRFLALSLTAMGLVLLWGEGGILSLGQGVFFGIGGYAIAMHLKLVELGSGEVPDFMVWSGIEKLPWWWAPFGSALFAVIAVFVVAPALAGLVGWAIFRRRIGGVYFALITQALALAFATLLISKQDMTGGFNGLTNYSTLLGFNLNLPETATGIYFVTLATVAAAFFGLRWLIASRFGKLLRASRDGTNRLRFLGYDPTPYKVIAFAVGALLASLSGALFTLHSGVISPALVGVVPSIEMVIWAAIGGRHSVAGALAGALLVNFAKDKISTAMPEMWLYFLGLMFILAVTVLPRGLAGLFGEDRPFRASRKGDLFARWRKDRAEADAAGTASAPNAKEIPA